The genomic region CATTTGTGGGATATGATTTCAGgtctaaattttattgaaatggaTAGAACAAACAGACATACACAAACTAATTAGAATGACACAACAACCAATTATCAAAGCTCAAGGACAAAGTAGGAAATAGCAGTGAGTTATTGCTGAGTTATATCTTCAAATTGGAGCATAAACTCCATTCACTTCTTCCTTTCTCTCATAGGATTTAACCCATTTATAGGTTTAAGCCCAGAGATCCTATGCCTAAATCTAACATAATATGTTTATAGCATTTTAAGGTTTATCACTAACTGGGagcaaaaaccctaaaccctgaATTCAACAGatccaaaataaacataaagaaatcAAAGTCATTAAGAAACAAGTAAAAGAGGAAAACAAAAAGGTAGATAAAGTGAGGTACTTTAGCAGTGAAGGTGATGTTCTCGAGCTGGCAATTCCAGTTATCCTCGCACTCAACCATGCTTCCTCTGTAAAGCTCTCCACTCTTGAGCTCCACAGTTACGATGTGACCCGACGCCTCGTGCAGTAGCTTCACCGGTATACCCAAACTCCGACTCATTGTTTCTCCCTCGCCTGCTTTGCTTCCGTACAAGTCGAAGAACCCTAGTGGTTTTTTCACTAATGACTACTCTCCTTTCATTCTATTAACTCTTATCTAACCCAACTCTGGTTTAGATTTAGCCCAAAATAGGACGGTCTGAGATTAGCCCAATTGTTTTGTTTTCCTGCTTGATGGGCCTTCTTCTATGCCCTTACCCCCATTGAGGTTAAACTACTCTGTTTGCTCTTAGCCCAATTTAATTTAAgcaaaaatcaaatgaaacaaCAGTATTGAAGACGAACTCTTTCGATCAAGAATTCTTGCTGCCATAATCGGAGAAAACGGCATTAAAATTGGTTAAGGTTTTGAAGAGAAGACGAAAATGGATGCTGCCAAGAACAAGTACAGTATAATAGTACCAACGTATAATGAGCGCCTCAACATTGCTCTCATCGTCTATCTCATCTTCAAACATCTCCGGTATGTCCCTAACCATCCCAAATCTCTCCTTTTCTTTCCCTTATTACACGGATCTCTTTCATCGCGATCTTTTGAAATGCTCCACCGAGATCCGATTACATTTCTCAAATTCGcgctttatttttcttgttattatcGAGTTATGTTGTGGGTCTTCCATGATATTAGAATTTTCTGttgattaattttatgtatttttattatattgttcTCTTATTCTTCagattatttgaatttgatgacGGAtatagagaaatctttcacactCTGTTTGGTaggaatgaaagaaaatgagtgAATTTGTAGCTTTTTGTTCCTTCCAAATCCAAAACTTTATAACCATAGTGTTAATTTTTCCTTTCCTGGCTAACTTTCCCTTCCTTTCTATCATTATGCTTGAATAATTATAAGCATCTGTTATTTTTGAGATATCTTTGTATAGAAGCTGTTTTAACTTTCCATGTCTGGAGTAGGGATGTAGATTTTGAAATAATTGTTGTGGATGATGGGAGCCCAGATGGTACTCAAGAAGTAGTGAAAAAGCTGCAGACTCTGTATGGTGAAGATCGAATTGTAAGTTATATACCTCCGAAATTCAATCTATATGCAGTCGGTTTTGCTGATCAATTCCTATGCTTAcatctgtttctttttcccttaattATGCAGTTATTGAGACCTAGACCTAAGAAGCTTGGATTGGGTAAGTGAAAATTATTCCCTTTCAGGAGTAGTAGCTTGATGCCTTGATCTGCCCTTTGAACCTTTATTGGTTTCAGGAACGGCTTATATACATGGTCTGAAGCATGCCTCTGGAAATTTTGTTGTAATCATGGATGCTGATCTATCACATCATGTTAGTGCTATGCTGTGTTTATATGCCTCTTCTGCCAGTTAAATCTTACAACACTTCAGTGCttgatttatttcttcaatcttgTTTTGCAGCCAAAATACTTGCCAAGCTTCATCAAGTAAGAActccttttcctttttgggtTCACAGTTATGCCTGATTTACTCAAATCCTTCAACTGTGCTGGTGCATGACATCTTTTAGGAAACAGCTGGAAACTGGTGCCAGCATAGTTACTGGAACACGATATGTCAAAGGCGGTGGTGTGCATGGATGGAATCTGATTCGCAAGCTAACAAGTAGGGGAGCCAATGTTCTTGCTCAGACTCTTTTGTGGCCTGGTGTATCGGACTTAACCGGATCCTTCAGGTACGAGATCTAATCAACAGAAAATGGGCTATGCAGGCTGTCATAGCCTTTTTTAGATATAACAATTACTTTTCCCCGTCTCTTTTAAAGGCTTTATAAGAAATCAGTGCTTGAAGATGTCATTTCCTCCTGCGTTAGCAAGGGATACGTATTTCAAATGGAGATGATTGTTAGGGCTTCAAGAAAAGGCTATCACATAGAAGAGGTATAATTCATTTCTATGTAAGAGTTGAAACTTCTGTTATCTTCTTCTAATGTCAGTATATTTCACTTTAAAAGCCCAAGACAGGACACGGCCTTGAGTTCCATGCCTTTTAGCAATTTCCGCAACTAACTTGAATGctaatttgttttattcaatattttcttttaactcaATCTCTTCCTATTTATCTGTCGACGGGATTCCATGATGGAGAGAATGTTCTGCCCTGTATTCACCAGATTGTACAGAAATTATCTAGATCAGGGTGTTGGTCATATGCTTCACCCTGTTTGGTTTTTGTTGCATCCCCTATTTCATTTTAAACCATTAAGTTGTTCTAAAATCAATAAATCATGCAGCAAAGGCAGCTTATTTAGACCTTGGAAATCTCATTGATTTGAATATTTACTGCCCACAGGTTCCAATAACTTTTGTTGATAGAGTATTTGGAAGTTCAAAGCTTGGGGGATCCGAAATTGTAGAGTATCTAAAAGGCCTTGTGTACCTTTTGATGACTACATAGACCTTGCTACATATAGTTCATCGCAAGAAGTAACTGGCGATCCAAGACAGAGACTCTGCGGCAAACAACTCTTTCTGCATCTTCTTAGAAGTTACTGGCTTTAGATGGcaatcttttcctttctttttttctttttgagtattttggttAACAATATTTACTGAggaatgtttgatgaaatgaaatggggAAAGCTAATCTTTGCACTTTACAGATTTTAGGATGGAAAGTTAAGTTTAAAAACAGAATGTGTGTTTCTGTGATCTTTGGAAAAAAACCTATCcttgtaaagaaaattttaataacatttgCATTACTACTTCAAACgtggaaaataataattttaatatttaaaatatacttatatcGCTTTACTTTACTtataaattaatgattaaatctCTTATTTAAACATTATGTTTTCATTATCTATAACTCTATATACAAAAAGGCATGTCCAAAAATGCAACAAGATTTTATAAGAATGGTCCAATTTCAGTTTTAGTCCTTATAACATGCTCAaatatcagttttttttttctgagaGGTCAATTTCAGTTTTAGAGTCCtgctcaattttcaaatttagttttatactTTAATAGAGGCATTCTTTTATGACACCTgtccaaataataaaataaagcgctttatttttaaatgttataagaATGGTCTGATTTCAGTTTTATTCCctataatatgcttaaattttagatttaattttgtgctctaatttttaacataatttgctACATCGGTTCTTATATTGTCATAGTTAATCTAGATACTTCATTATGATTAAAATGTTGACATATATGTGTCCAAATATACAAcctttgtatttcttttttgagatccattatttcttttttgagaCCCGTTAGAGTTGTTTGACTCAAATTCCTATGGCAAGATAGAGGATCTACAAGGGCCGAAGGCCCGGATAAGGTGTCTAAATACATATAGAAATTTACTTCctctatttgatgttgattagaataatgTGTTTTAACTCTactgtattatttttatttgactttgattaaaataagattttaaacctataaatagatgtaatcgtCTCTCATATTATattcattcgaatttgacataggaAATTTTCCTTCTTCTCTGCCTGTGATTTTTGCTCGAAAGGATTTTCACGTAAATTTCtgtgtgttctattttttttcttttctttacgaTACATTACCATTATTGACGTTCAATTTCTCTCAAGATCATATAATAATTGACAAATTTTAGTTCTGGTTCCTATACAATGCTCAAATATGaatttctatatatatgtttgatttttgacataatttagtaTATCAACtttaatatatcattattaGCCTAAATACTCTATTACGATCAAATGTTGATGTATAGGTGTCAAAATACATAGAATTCTACcttttttagattatataataatggtcaattttcatttttaatttcaatttctatattaaattcatgtttattACATGACTACTagttatgtaatatttttaattttgatatttcatattaacgaatttaatagaaaaattttaatgatgttaactatccgactaaaattttaaaattcgaaaaataaaagaaaatatatgatatttagAAGCATGGTAAAACTGTAGTGGAAGGCGAAGGAAGAGGTTTATTAACAGGGAAATCGGCGGTAGGTTTCAGCTATCAAGCCTAGGTTTTCTTCCGCAGAGCGAAAGGAagttattactattatttgattatttgttttctaaaataatcttttgattaatattttggttaaatgagATTCTAgaataaaacacatttaaaaataaaaataaaaatctaatcaaATTGGAAGTGTATGCATATATTTGTATGGCTATTTATAGTATCATATTCCCAGAAaacatgaaatgaaaaaaataaaataaaacacagaAGCCTGGCCGGTCCAGTCCACCACTCGCAGAGTCAGCGTTATTGTTCTGATATTATCGCGATGGGTGGTtcatttcttctcttctcttacCTCCTCTCCGTTTTTGCTTCTTTGCCAAGTTTCACTGTCGTTAAAGCCGATTCTGATCTCACTCGACCTTCTTTTACTCCCATCAACCGGGATCTCTACCATTCCaggtctcttttctctttctagttattatttttgtttcctttcaATTTCGATACACAATTTAGCTATTCTTTTTTTGGTGCTGTATAGCGTTCGATTCAGTATCAAAATTATAGTATCGTCAATATTCTGATGATCCCAAATCTTAAACGTGCTCGATGTacactttttttcttctttaccCTTTCGTGGAATCAATAATTAGAACATTCTATTCTAACTTCTTTTTAACATTTTGGCGGATGATTTGAACGAATCTTTTGAACCCAAATGAGGAATTAAACAGAGTTGTTTGTTATGCGTCAAATACGTTAGCTTGAAATACAGCTGACAATATGAAATCTAAGTAGATTCGAGTAGAGTGATCTCTATGAAAATGTGTTCTTGATGCTTCAAGTAGGGAGATTTCTGTAACAAAATGTTTTCTTGATGCTTCCTTAGCTTGCTGTAATCAAATTGACTATCCAATCTTCCTTTCAAGCTGAGATTTGCAGCTCTCTAATTTAAACCTCCAGATAAGGTAAAATTAAGCTTGCCCAGGCTAGATTTGGAGAATTACATTGTACTCTACCGCTCTTAGATTAATTCGGCATGGTGGAATGTGCAAGAATGTATTTGAATGTCAGGTTTTGACCTTTCTGCCGTACATTTTAAGTTAAGTTGTGTTTTAGAACTCGAGAATCATTAACATGAGAACAAAAGGAGTAACAATCAGAGAATAGGCTGGAGCGAGAAATGAACTAATCTAATCTAAATTGTTGAAGTAGTTTGAAAGATCTAGGTCAGACaccaaacattttttttcttcaatctttgTTTTAAAAGTGCTGTTGAACTTTGGAgttaagagttttttttttttttttttaaatattgtttcttgttttaatttacttttatactATTTTGCAGTGATGATTTGATTGAACAAATAAAGTCTTTGGTCCATCGACACCCTGACAAACTCACTGTAGGTGAACTACATCTTATAGTTGGAAACAATTTTTGtgtgagaatttgattttatattattcacaCCATAAACAGGTAGAAACAATTAAAGCCGGAAACAAAGGGTACACATCGGAGATAACTGTTGTTACTTATTGCCAGAGTAGGAAAGAGACTGATGACAAATCCAAGTTCCGGATCCTTCTTGTAAGTTCCTCCATAAATCATATTTGGTGAATAGTATAGCAAGAACTATGGATGTTTTTGCCTTTCAGTTATTAAATATTGTAACAGATTGAATCTACCGCTTAAATTTCCATACTATAACTGTATCTGCTAACCTTTTTCTCTTATCTGGTATGTAGTTAATATATGATCTCAGATTGGTAATTGCTGGTGTTCTTGACAGATTATTCATTGTCTTCCAGAGTTTTGGGCAGCATGGACGGGAGCTTATTACATCTGAACTGGCATTGCGGATCTTGTCAATCTTAAGCGAAGAGCAGTTTCTACCCAAAATGGACCGAGCTTCCTTAAATGGTACCCTTGACAATGTTGTCATAAAGGTAACTTTTATTTACTGGCAAGACATTCATTGCTTTTGTTGGGCTTCTGATTAGTGAAGTGGGttgtttatgaaattttagtttactCGAACTTCAATTATGAGCTTGCTACAGGAGGAAATATGGAtaagattttttcttttatttaaatgagCATGTGATGCTAGATTGCTTGAGAGATATAATATATGGACCATTTATTACTTGAGTGCTAATGTCCAATAACATGGCAGGTAGTGCCAATGGAGAATCTGAACGGTCGCAAGCTTGTTGAAGCAGGAAATCTTTGTGAAAGGAGAAATGGTAATTCAATTTATCTCTCAACGATATATAATATCTATGATCTTGATAAGAAGTTGAAAGATTTAAACTGGGTTTCTTTGGCAGGGAGAGGAGTTGATCTCAATAGGAACTGGAGTGTAGATTGGGGAAAGAAGGAGAAGGTTCATCATGCTGCCCATTTTCTTCATGCAAATCCTATTACATATAGTTCTTACGACTGTTGTTTCATGTTTAAGTTGTATCTTCTTTTACATGATGAGGTTTTCCATTGTAATATTTTGTTCGATTATAGGACTATGATCCATATGAAGAGAATCCCGGAATTGCTCCTTTTAGTGAGCCTGAAACCCAAATCATGCGGAAAATTGCCATATCATTTGATCCTCACATATGGGTTAATGTACACTCTGGAATGGAGGTGAGTGGTCCTGAATTGCATGTTAATAGTTCTTCCTTTCCAATTACTGATTTTGCCTCAACTATTGTGCAACCCTTAAGCTATTATTTCGTATGATTGCAGCATTAAAGTACCTTTTTTGGACACTGAAATCTCTaggaaatatttaaattcactgagacattttttttttcacctaAAATGTTTCGTCAAGAGGAATTAATCCTGTTAGTTTGCAGTGTGCATCCATATATCACAAAAACACACAATGTCGTAAATAAAGCTGTAGTATGTGCAATCAAGAGAAAACTTTGGATGTCTTATCCTGTATAATATTGCTTTATGCTTTTTGTCTCGTAAGGATAGGTCAGATGTGTTGCCTATATGCTCCAGCTAAATTCTGTTTTATTGGAGCTAACCATTGCTGTAGGTCATTCCAGACCCACTTCTTGcttttgatttaattcatgATTTCATGTAGGCACTATTTATGCCATATGACCACAAAAACAGAACCCCAGATGGATTGCCATCACAACGAATGAGATTGTTGCTTGAAGAGCTGAACAACGTCCATTGCCACAAGCGTTGCATGATTGGTTCTGGTGGAGGTTCTGTCGGGTTTGTATTCTTATACTTGAAGAAATGATGAATAGCGTCATGCTAGTTATATTAAGCATATAGTATCACTCCCCACTAAAGCATTCACATGGGAAACTAGTCATTTTATAGCTTCattatctcttttatttctttatttctatatttattttttaacgtTGTCTTTGGGAGCTATTTTTGCTCAACTTATCCATCCTGTAGAAGTCGTATGTAGTTTCATTTTTTGGGTTACAAGTAGTTTTTAGTTCATGACAATGACATCATTCCTACAATATCTATTTTTGTACTAGAGCACTCTAGTTCAGTCAGTTGCTATATATGAAACCAAAGGGGTTTTAATGGAAACCTTTCTGTTCTCTCTCCTAAAAGTTAAAgcagaataaaaaaaaactggACCGTTTGAAAACTGACTTTTATTGAACTGATCAAGAAACGTTTGTGCCAGATAAAATCGGATTACACTATTACTTGAAtcagttttagggtttatgttattattttattattcaaaattctttGCAAGTGGTGAAATTTGAACTTTGACCTTTTATTTCTATACTGTAGACCATACCTTTAAGCCAAAtgcttgttttgtttttttactatACTTCATACTTTATATCAAAACCATGCACTTAATACCAAAATTTCCAATTGGCCGGCTGGTTGAACCTGTTGTACTGGCAGAATTGCAATCTAAAGCTTCACCTAGTCCAACCTCCTATCTGGTttcaaaaatattgttaaaagtaaataaataaataaaactataatgaTAACGATAATAATAACTGTGTTTTGATATATTCACTTGTTTTTCATGCAATCTCATCCCACTAATATATGGGTGTTACTTGTTTCAGGTATCTGGCACATGGGACAGCAACAGATTACATGCATGATGTTGTAAGAGTTCCCATGTCATTCACCTTTGAGGTATGTGAATTGCGAACTCTCTTTCCGCAGAATAATTTAAAGCgaatttatctcattttaacAGCCACAGCTGCATGTTGTTGGGTGACAGATCTATGGAGATAATACAGCCACATTAAAAGACTGCTTTAAAATGTTCAATCCTGTTGACCATACCACCTTCAAGGTATGTTTAACTTGCCTCTGAAATCGGTTTCttgcttttgttttctctttcactttatttttccaaatatataaTCTCAAATATCTAGAATTTTCTAAACTTCATTTGTTTTCCTAGAGTGGAAACTGTAGttaattgatgattaaattagtTTGTTTATTTGCTGTAACAACTAACgaatatttaatttggatttacAGAGAGTTCTCAATGACTGGTCTGCAGCTTTTTTCACAATATTTAAGCTGGGACCACATCAGATTGATGTCCATTCCAAGGCTGCTGTATCTAGCATGGACAAATGGGTATCCATCGATGAATACTTTGATGGCTACTTAATGGGACGGAGAAACAGGTACGGTAAGAAGATGGAGGTTCTTGAGGTTGGAATGCAGGAAATAAGAACATATTTCCGGCTTTTCTTGTTATCCTCAGTACTGTTATTGTTCATGTTCTGTTCTCGAATTTCTAAAACCGGCAGACAAATTGTTTCGGCCATACCTATTTGAACTTTTTTACATAGAATACAAACTCGGGACAACAGCACGATACATTCTTTTGATAAAGATGTATGTTGTGATTCTGTACACGTTAATTAGAggccttttttcttttgtatgttGAGTACATTCTTATTAGGTAATGTAGATAGtttttttaccattttgggTGTATCACAAAGCTAAACCTCGCGTGTTTGCTGCAATTGGAACTGGAAAGTCCTTTTGTTTGGTAGtaacttattttctttttctgataTAGAATCAATCTTTTAAGCACCAAAAATCGGGGGTATGAAAATTTTGCGATTGTGGGAAAGCGTAAGGCACAGGCTGAAGCGATTGcgtgcatttttttttttttttgacaatcCTGACAGCATTTGCAGGCAAATTGACTACCGATGAATACAGACatttacaaatatttcatttttgtggATTCAGATAATCAtagaattttgatattttaatcacattttGTTACAAACTTAGAACCTGTGTAAATATTAATCTTCAGATGTTCACTAGTTGAATCTATTTTGTAAACTTATCCTATCCTAattcgaaatttgaaaatttgataaataatttaattaatttgaatttaaataacatcatttaaattattttttgttgatgAGAGTGTCTAAATTGATGGAGAGTATGAAATACGTGTAGATAATTAATCAGTGAACACACACAATACAGTTCAAACCATcaaccaaaacataacataagtAGTTTTTTCAAAGAAATATGGTACCACTTAACTAAACTCTATGAGTCCTTCAAGTATGCACTCTCTTCACCAACTAAGACACTTCCACCCCGTAAACCTTCAAAGCTTTTCGCAGGGTCAAGAGACAACCtgaattctaaaatattatctatgATCAACTACCCAACGGACATCACTTCAAAGACTTCTCTTAAAGGTGTGGATCCCCTCCCCATTCAACATCTataaaaaagaaacatattCAGATTTTAAAGTTGCGGACTGagataaaaattttgcaaaagttgCACTCGCTACGATATGCAGGCATCCCGAAGTCGGATTGcaacaaatattatttctatagATAAAACAGCAGAGGTTAAAGTAcattttgaatgttgttttttttctatagaatgtttcttgttttgttatatataataCACAAGATACAGGCAATCAATCatattgtttctattttgagaTGGTGAAAAAAATGTTCAACAAAAATGCAAAGGGAAGAAGAGAAGGGGGGGAGGTGTCATCATGTCATATGTATAATAGTCCTAATGTATGGTAAATGTTCCTCATTCCAAGCTCCAGAATACAACTCGTGGGGTTCAACCACTCCACTGAGTCACACAAGGATGACCCTGGCCAGCATGGCAGCATGAATTGATGGTTCCTGCAAAACAGTTTATTAAGGAAAACAATTTACTGGATATAGAAGAagattatcattttatttgctACAAAGTGACATGGGGTTAAAAAGTACCCACACACTTCTCAACTAAAGAACACTTTATTGTAGGTTCTTTTAAACGAAGTAACTTGTGAGCAGAAAACAAGCTTATTTTCACGATGGAATTATACAAAATGTTCATACATCAAAAGATCATGTCTACTAACCTCAAACTGATAACTCAAACAACAATTTGTTCAGTCATGACTTGCTTTAGCCATATGGATTATGGATTGTCAACTATGACTTCACTGCCTGCTTCATGTATCTCAGAGCAGACCGCAACATTGCCCTAGCTTTCCTATCAGGAGTGCAACCGGACAAAATCATCTCTTCATATACAGCTGGGACCTTAATCCAAACCACACAGAGTATCTTTAAATAACAAAACATGGATGTTACAATTGTAAATAGATGATGCATGCAATGCATTACGTTAAGAGCAACTGATGTAGAAGCAGAATTGATCAGACCAATACCACAAATCTGTTTGATCTTTCAACGTTTTTTAGTGGACAGGAAAACTAGAATAAATGTTGCTATATGCTACAGAAGAGAGGGGAGGGGTGAGGGATAGTCAGATCTCGGTAAGATGCAAGTTTATAGTTGTTTCAGTAGATAGTGACTTACAACCGAGATTCAAATATAACTATAATCAAATGACTCAACATAGTCATATAGGGAAAAAGAATACAAAAACAGCAAAAAGCAAAGCTAGCATGCAACTGATCCAAATGGCTATCTATACAAAGGCAcagaaaatattatttgtgaTGCAGAAAAGCAGAGGGCTATTATCTCGTTCTCATAACAGGAAGGACTCGTTATACCTTATGAAACTTGTCAACACGGATAAGAGCTTTCATAAGTGTGGTATATGTCACAACGTCTGGTTTCACACCCTGTATATAAATTGAACCAGATAATAGTGTCATAATTATGGCCTAAATGAATAGTACCAATAACTTCAAGGCAAGCAAACGAAGGTAACAGGGTACTCACGTTTTCCTTCATGTATTGCAACACAGCAAATGCCTCAACATCCCTTCTATCCTCACCAAAAGCATTTATCAATGAATTGAGAGCCAAGAGATTAGGCTTCAAGCCATCTGCTCCCATAACCCTCAATGCGTTCATTGCTTGCTCAGATAAACCCTGTTTAAAAGCAAACAAAAGATGATAAAGGTATGCTACAAGCATCTCAACCAATAGAGTTAGCTCTAGCTAAACCTCAAAATTAATGCTCTGACATGCCAATAGAAAATGCAGTCTTTGTGCCAAGCAGATCACTAGACTAGAACATTTTGTTTTCGTAACAACATAGACCCAAATAAATCCTTCCCAAGCATTTGACTCACTCCTCAAAGGTACACCTGGTACGCTTTGCCCAACAGTTTCCTAGTAATCAGGAACCACACACGAGAATTATCAAGATACAGACCATATTGAAGAGGACCAGAACTGTTAACATATTCatatactatgaacttaccaacTCATGAAGGCTTTACGAATAGGACACATAACTCCGCCTCCTAGTGGCGGagaatatataaacatgtttttaacCAAGACAGCACCAGCTAACTCTAAAACCATCAAGTTAATTAAAGAATGCATGATCAGGGTTAAGTAGGACACTTTGGCCTAACATGAGAGAACGAGAACTGAAACAATGATAGCATAACTTACCCTTTGTGCATATGCATTTATCAAGGCATTATACATGGTTGAGGAAGGTTTTAATCCAGCAGACTTCATGAGCTCCAAGCACTCTATGGCATCACTGAACCTTCCAGACTTTCCATAAATATCTACAAGTGTGGTATATGTCACAATATTAGGCAACAAACCTTCACCCTGCATCTTCCCCAACAAGCTCTTAACGTCGTCCCATCTCTCCTGCTCTCCTAATGAATTTATCATAATATTATAAGTAGTTGTACATGGTGAAtaccctttttctttcatttcctcAAACAATTGCTCCGCTCTATCATGCCACCCTGCTTTACAATGGCAATCTATTAGCGTATTCCAAGTAACAGTATCTGGCTCGATCCCCTCTGACAACATACGATCAAAGGTGGCCATGGCATGATCAAGACAGTTATACTTCCCAAAAGTATCAATCATCACATTATAAAAATGCCTATCGGGTTGTATCCCATTACTCTTCATTTCCTTCAAAACCTGAAAAGATCTTTGCCACTCTCCTTTGTTTCGATAACTTGCTAAAATCCTACTATAAACAAAAGAATTCGGCTTCAC from Gossypium raimondii isolate GPD5lz chromosome 1, ASM2569854v1, whole genome shotgun sequence harbors:
- the LOC105783709 gene encoding metallocarboxypeptidase A-like protein MCYG_01475 isoform X1; its protein translation is MGGSFLLFSYLLSVFASLPSFTVVKADSDLTRPSFTPINRDLYHSSDDLIEQIKSLVHRHPDKLTVETIKAGNKGYTSEITVVTYCQSRKETDDKSKFRILLSFGQHGRELITSELALRILSILSEEQFLPKMDRASLNGTLDNVVIKVVPMENLNGRKLVEAGNLCERRNGRGVDLNRNWSVDWGKKEKDYDPYEENPGIAPFSEPETQIMRKIAISFDPHIWVNVHSGMEALFMPYDHKNRTPDGLPSQRMRLLLEELNNVHCHKRCMIGSGGGSVGYLAHGTATDYMHDVVRVPMSFTFEIYGDNTATLKDCFKMFNPVDHTTFKRVLNDWSAAFFTIFKLGPHQIDVHSKAAVSSMDKWVSIDEYFDGYLMGRRNRYGKKMEVLEVGMQEIRTYFRLFLLSSVLLLFMFCSRISKTGRQIVSAIPI
- the LOC105783735 gene encoding dolichol-phosphate mannosyltransferase subunit 1 is translated as MDAAKNKYSIIVPTYNERLNIALIVYLIFKHLRDVDFEIIVVDDGSPDGTQEVVKKLQTLYGEDRILLRPRPKKLGLGTAYIHGLKHASGNFVVIMDADLSHHPKYLPSFIKKQLETGASIVTGTRYVKGGGVHGWNLIRKLTSRGANVLAQTLLWPGVSDLTGSFRLYKKSVLEDVISSCVSKGYVFQMEMIVRASRKGYHIEEVPITFVDRVFGSSKLGGSEIVEYLKGLVYLLMTT
- the LOC105783709 gene encoding metallocarboxypeptidase A-like protein MCYG_01475 isoform X2; this encodes MTNPSSGSFLLFIVFQSFGQHGRELITSELALRILSILSEEQFLPKMDRASLNGTLDNVVIKVVPMENLNGRKLVEAGNLCERRNGRGVDLNRNWSVDWGKKEKDYDPYEENPGIAPFSEPETQIMRKIAISFDPHIWVNVHSGMEALFMPYDHKNRTPDGLPSQRMRLLLEELNNVHCHKRCMIGSGGGSVGYLAHGTATDYMHDVVRVPMSFTFEIYGDNTATLKDCFKMFNPVDHTTFKRVLNDWSAAFFTIFKLGPHQIDVHSKAAVSSMDKWVSIDEYFDGYLMGRRNRYGKKMEVLEVGMQEIRTYFRLFLLSSVLLLFMFCSRISKTGRQIVSAIPI